A genomic window from Deinococcus seoulensis includes:
- a CDS encoding DUF2268 domain-containing putative Zn-dependent protease (predicted Zn-dependent protease with a strongly conserved HExxH motif) yields the protein MTLGARAYFTPALPNHSITGSAAQVMMAEIMIDHGHKHGFTQLQHSSIAEFLTDGHAIAQFAQAVMNKYGSNRDLNIVILPVIHDASMAEYDGVHATQREQWEEQFVTFEWSTTNLMRARATIAHEVAHHLRRPNDPANQTELKLTKYLLHEGIAECMVECEVGHAYVQFDKTTDPQVRAKISRLIEAEQRGTLTSTEESEREELLDTRDYYPAAYAVAKQSALSVQDLISMDLQKYAAIILEQLPHIP from the coding sequence ATGACTCTAGGCGCCCGAGCATATTTCACACCTGCCCTACCGAACCACTCCATTACTGGAAGTGCCGCGCAAGTAATGATGGCGGAAATAATGATCGATCACGGGCATAAACACGGATTTACGCAACTTCAGCATTCTTCTATCGCAGAATTCTTGACAGATGGCCATGCGATCGCCCAATTCGCGCAAGCCGTCATGAACAAGTATGGTTCCAATCGAGATCTAAATATCGTAATTCTACCAGTGATACATGACGCGTCTATGGCAGAATACGACGGTGTGCATGCTACGCAGAGGGAACAATGGGAAGAGCAGTTTGTGACTTTTGAATGGTCGACCACAAACTTGATGCGTGCTAGAGCAACTATTGCCCATGAGGTAGCACACCATCTCCGCCGTCCAAATGATCCTGCTAATCAAACTGAATTGAAGCTCACGAAGTACCTACTCCATGAAGGCATTGCCGAGTGTATGGTGGAGTGTGAAGTAGGTCATGCATACGTGCAATTTGACAAAACCACGGACCCACAAGTCCGCGCAAAGATCTCTCGTCTCATCGAAGCTGAACAAAGAGGCACACTCACGAGTACAGAAGAAAGTGAACGTGAGGAACTTTTAGATACCCGCGATTACTATCCTGCTGCATATGCTGTCGCTAAACAGTCCGCATTGAGTGTCCAAGACCTCATCTCAATGGACCTTCAAAAATACGCTGCCATAATTTTGGAGCAGCTCCCGCACATTCCGTGA